In Ostrea edulis chromosome 10, xbOstEdul1.1, whole genome shotgun sequence, one genomic interval encodes:
- the LOC125676260 gene encoding uncharacterized protein LOC125676260 produces MPMKGQNIYVKYKESDLENAVDAVKLKGMSYGKASKMFKVPKTTIVDHVTGKIKKGAKPGRKTVFPIEIENTIVERVLAAAEKGFGVTKKQLVIKVARLAKLKGFTFQNGVPGDDWWRGFKSRHPEIVIRKPEQLCTSRSRMLNKTVVNKYFDDLHKIIRENNLAACDVWNADETGKQFCHSPSAVLARRGVKSLPGRISTSRQNITILACVNAAGNKMPPMCVVKGKTPRCLESFATIDAPQDTVWTYQEKAWMCDLLGELWFKNVFLQHCGTQRPQLLILDSHSSHEVLGLLEAAISHNIMIMALPPHTSHHLQPLDKSVFGLFSKAYDRACSEFMTGHPDHQVNKATWPRLFKSAWDKSVTADNIKSGFRATGIWPMDANALPDYVYLPSEAFDIPLSTQLSTSSAPRDSQPSTSSAPRDSQPPTSSAPLELSLTLLAETAFSLTEHVNESSSSTDPGWIPDDMATLDAQIPPADVGTLLNALGNGALELTAAGDVDSSTYSAHNWNTEIDDIFSIPQPTPKILKSSSSGSITSHRLLTSDERDNAGGKLVA; encoded by the exons ATGCCGATGAAAGGACAGAATATTTATGTCAAATACAAAGAATCAGATCTGGAAAATGCGGTGGATGCTGTAAAGTTGAAAGGGATGAGCTACGGAAAAGCATCCAAAATGTTCAAAGTCCCCAAAACAACAATAGTGGATCATGTGACcggaaaaattaaaaaaggtgCAAAACCGGGACGGAAAACGGTATTTCCAATAGAAATAGAAAATACTATAGTGGAGAGGGTTTTGGCTGCCGCAGAAAAGGGCTTTGGGGTCACCAAAAAGCAACTCGTAATTAAAGTTGCTCGCCTTGCCAAATTAAAAGGTTTCACATTTCAGAATGGGGTTCCCGGAGATGACTGGTGGAGAGGATTCAAGTCTAGGCATCCAGAAATTGTCATACGCAAACCAGAGCAGCTGTGCACTTCGCGTTCTCGAATGCTAAACAAGACGGTGgttaacaaatattttgacGATCTTCATAAAATCATCAGAGAGAATAATTTAGCGGCGTGTGATGTATGGAATGCGGATGAAACTGGAAAACAATTCTGTCACAGTCCCTCTGCCGTTCTTGCTCGGCGAGGGGTTAAGTCTCTGCCAGGAAGAATCTCAACCTCTCGCCAGAATATTACAATACTGGCATGCGTCAATGCTGCTGGTAACAAGATGCCTCCGATGTGTGTTGTCAAAGGTAAAACCCCGAGATGTTTGGAGTCATTTGCAACTATAGATGCACCCCAAGATACAGTTTGGACTTATCAAGAAAAGGCTTGGATGTGCGACTTGCTTGGCGAGCTGTGGTTCAAAAATGTCTTCCTTCAACACTGTGGAACTCAAAGGCCACAACTTCTCATTTTAGATTCACACAGTTCTCATGAGGTGTTAGGTCTTTTGGAGGCAGCTATTTCTCATAACATCATGATAATGGCATTACCTCCTCACACTTCCCATCATCTGCAGCCACTTGACAAGTCAGTGTTCGGGCTCTTCAGTAAGGCTTATGACAGAGCATGCTCAGAATTTATGACAGGTCACCCTGATCACCAAGTCAATAAGGCCACTTGGCCAAGATTGTTTAAATCAGCATGGGACAAATCGGTTACGGCTGACAACATTAAGAGTGGGTTTCGTGCCACTGGTATCTGGCCTATGGATGCCAACGCTTTGCCAGATTATGTTTATTTGCCATCGGAAGCTTTTGACATTCCCTTGAGCACCCAGCTCTCTACCTCCTCTGCACCCCGTGACTCCCAGCCATCTACCTCCTCTGCACCACGTGACTCCCAGCCACCTACCTCCTCTGCACCGCTTGAATTGTCTTTAACTCTCCTTGCCGAGACAGCCTTCTCATTAACTGAACATGTCAATGAATCAAGCAGCTCAACTGACCCAGGGTGGATACCAGACGACATGGCTACCCTGGATGCTCAGATACCCCCAGCAGACGTTGGGACGCTTTTGAATGCATTAGGAAACGGTGCTCTTGAACTGACTGCCGCCGGCGATGTGGACAGCAGTACATATAGTGCACATAACTGGAATACTGAAATTGATGACATCTTCTCCATTCCACAGCCTACTCCAAAGATTCTTAAATCGTCATCTTCTGGCAGCATTACCAGTCATCGCCTTCTCACTAGCGACGAG AGGGACAACGCCGGAGGAAAGTTGGTGGCATAA